In Silene latifolia isolate original U9 population chromosome X, ASM4854445v1, whole genome shotgun sequence, the following proteins share a genomic window:
- the LOC141620831 gene encoding stemmadenine O-acetyltransferase-like, translating into METSLLEPDVKIISRETIKASTSTPPHLRTFNLSMLDQISPTMHISSLIFYNPNTQTQPLDITALKLALSKTLGSFYPLAGRCKDDSTIICNDEGIPFIEAHVNCSLSAVLSSPQKLELLSKFQFCPPKDILATGKQHISELVQLAFQVNVFSCGGVVIGCYMLHKIMDGTSFGLFFKHWSALARKSCDDLIQPDFDSTVIAFPPYHPEQQEKEESVNPDNKHYIPPDYSLKIVGKGFIFSDVALTKLKAIAASKHVPNPTRFESVLGFIWEQCLISESALSERTEVPVLLFAADIRKRVGPPLSENSIGNLVANPIAFGKTGVRLPELVAEIHGAILKVKDETVREFQVGGAEAVLAHRGQSWGHLAGYKKGTYFVSSWCRNGLSEADFGFGKPSWIVFPVTDGEIIRPHRNFISLTDYNDPDGTNGTVAWIYLEEKEMQLLQSNQEFLDFASLWE; encoded by the coding sequence ATGGAGACGTCCTTGTTAGAACCAGATGTGAAGATCATCTCAAGAGAAACTATAAAGGCATCCACTTCGACACCGCCTCATCTCCGAACCTTCAATCTTTCCATGCTTGATCAAATATCTCCGACCATGCATATCTCATCTCTTATATTCTACAATCCCAACACTCAAACACAGCCTCTTGATATTACTGCTCTAAAACTAGCCCTTTCGAAAACACTTGGCAGTTTTTACCCTCTTGCAGGTCGATGCAAAGACGACTCAACCATCATTTGCAACGATGAAGGGATCCCCTTCATTGAGGCACATGTGAATTGCTCTCTTTCAGCTGTGCTCAGCTCACCTCAGAAACTTGAACTGTTGAGTAAGTTTCAATTCTGCCCTCCTAAGGATATTCTCGCTACTGGTAAGCAACACATTTCGGAACTGGTACAGTTGGCGTTTCAGGTCAATGTCTTCAGCTGTGGCGGAGTTGTGATTGGGTGTTACATGCTCCACAAGATCATGGATGGGACCTCATTCGGGTTATTCTTCAAGCATTGGTCTGCTCTCGCAAGAAAGAGCTGTGACGACTTGATTCAACCTGATTTCGACTCTACTGTCATTGCATTCCCTCCTTATCATCCAGAACAGCAAGAAAAGGAGGAGTCAGTTAACCCTGACAATAAACATTACATCCCTCCTGATTACAGTTTGAAGATAGTTGGAAAAGGATTCATTTTCAGTGACGTGGCGCTGACCAAACTCAAGGCCATAGCCGCTAGCAAACATGTCCCAAACCCAACAAGGTTCGAGTCTGTGCTCGGGTTCATCTGGGAACAATGTCTAATTTCCGAGTCAGCACTTTCTGAGCGTACTGAGGTTCCTGTGCTTCTCTTTGCTGCTGACATAAGGAAAAGGGTTGGCCCTCCCCTGTCCGAAAATTCCATAGGTAATCTTGTGGCTAACCCAATTGCCTTTGGTAAGACGGGTGTACGCCTTCCTGAACTAGTAGCAGAAATCCATGGAGCAATTCTAAAGGTGAAGGATGAAACAGTGAGGGAATTTCAAGTAGGTGGGGCCGAGGCTGTTCTGGCTCACCGAGGCCAGTCATGGGGTCATTTAGCAGGGTACAAGAAAGGGACCTACTTTGTTTCGAGCTGGTGTAGAAACGGGTTGAGTGAAGCAGATTTCGGGTTTGGTAAGCCCAGTTGGATTGTTTTTCCTGTTACTGACGGGGAAATCATTCGACCACATAGGAACTTCATATCATTGACTGATTATAATGATCCTGATGGTACAAATGGAACTGTAGCATGGATCTACTTGGAGGAGAAAGAGATGCAGCTCTTACAATCTAATCAAGAATTCCTCGATTTTGCTTCGCTGTGGGAGTAA
- the LOC141620832 gene encoding stemmadenine O-acetyltransferase-like, which translates to METAMLESVEVKIISRETVKPSKPTPFHLQTFKLSMLDQISPTMHISSLLFYNPNNQTQPLDITALKLALSETLTHFYPLAGRCKDDSTIICNDQGIPFIVADVNCTLSAVLGSSQSLDLSTKFQFCPPLDILSTGKQPISELVHLAFQINVFSCGGVVIGCYLLHKILDGTSFGLFFKHWSALARKNCDELIQPDFNSTVIAFPPYHPKPQKQEKPDNSGFQSYLSTYDSLKKVAKGFIFSDVALNKLKAMATSKHVPNPTRFESLLGFIWEQCLASESVLYDKHTENPVLYFAAEMRKRIGAPLSENSIGNLIANPIAFGKTGASLSELVAEIHDEILKLTDETANEHISGGLEAVLAHRGKLDEYFSEYKKGRYFSSSWCRNGLSEADFGFGKPRFIVFPVINGEIIPVRNLISLTDYNDPDGTIGAVAWIFLEEKEMQILQSNKEFLAFISHWD; encoded by the coding sequence ATCTCCGACCATGCATATCTCATCTCTTTTATTCTACAATCCCAACAATCAAACACAACCTCTTGATATTACTGCTCTAAAACTAGCCCTTTCTGAGACACTTACCCATTTCTACCCTCTTGCAGGTCGATGCAAAGACGACTCAACCATCATTTGCAACGATCAAGGGATACCCTTTATTGTAGCAGATGTGAATTGCACTCTTTCAGCTGTACTTGGCTCATCTCAGTCACTTGACTTGTCAACCAAGTTTCAATTTTGTCCTCCTTTGGATATTCTCAGTACTGGTAAGCAACCCATTTCGGAACTGGTACACTTGGCGTTTCAGATCAATGTATTCAGCTGTGGCGGAGTTGTGATTGGGTGTTACTTGCTGCATAAGATCCTGGATGGGACCTCTTTCGGGTTATTCTTCAAGCATTGGTCTGCCCTCGCGAGAAAGAACTGTGACGAATTGATTCAACCCGATTTCAACTCTACTGTCATTGCATtccctccttatcatccaaaacCGCAAAAACAGGAAAAACCAGATAACTCTGGCTTTCAATCTTACCTTAGTACTTATGACAGTCTGAAGAAAGTAGCAAAAGGGTTCATTTTCAGTGACGTGGCATTGAACAAACTGAAGGCCATGGCCACCAGCAAACACGTTCCAAACCCGACAAGGTTCGAGTCTTTACTCGGGTTCATCTGGGAACAATGCCTAGCTTCTGAGTCAGTACTTTACGATAAGCATACTGAAAATCCTGTGCTTTACTTTGCTGCTGAAATGAGGAAAAGGATCGGCGCTCCTTTGTCGGAAAACTCAATAGGTAATCTTATAGCTAACCCAATTGCGTTTGGAAAGACGGGTGCCAGCCTTTCTGAACTAGTTGCAGAAATCCATGATGAAATTCTGAAGTTGACGGATGAAACCGCGAATGAGCATATAAGTGGCGGGCTTGAGGCAGTGCTCGCTCACCGAGGAAAGTTAGATGAATACTTTTCAGAGTACAAGAAAGGGAGATACTTTTCGTCAAGCTGGTGTAGAAACGGGTTGAGTGAGGCTGATTTCGGGTTTGGCAAGCCTAGATTCATTGTTTTTCCTGTCATAAACGGGGAGATAATTCCGGTCCGTAATTTGATATCATTGACTGACTATAATGATCCTGATGGTACAATTGGAGCTGTAGCATGGATCTTCTTGGAGGAGAAAGAGATGCAGATTCTACAGTCTAATAAAGAATTCCTTGCTTTTATTTCTCACTGGGATTAA
- the LOC141618558 gene encoding RNA demethylase ALKBH9B-like, producing MAGDFSGEKSAPENEWANLLKDLELSQIAQVFNDVCFDCKSVLRSRLTNLHNQRTLEEENEKLGTSSIPCFETKLLSSPANGESSKLARQTEDDADKFSSPPMNGKPLMRGLFGHQSSPSSSNHTPSPSVSNGSPNDEEWRKFSQVGRKKDFVHYERIKGKDINVLQGLELHTGVFSPEEQKKIVDSVYNFQRMGQKKQLMQRTYTEPAKWMRGKGRVTIQFGCCYNYAVDKDGNPPGIIRDEEVDPLPPVFKQMISRMVKWHVLPPKCVPNSCIVNIYDEGDCIPPHIDHHDFLRPFCTVSFLTECNIMFGTNLKVAGPGEFSGPVTIPLPVGSVLVLNGNGADVAKHCIPAVPAKRISVTFRRMDTSKIPYNFLPDPELQNLTPLRRPSATNPSIAVQNPLHVVKASGGHQPNPRQIVGNSFALQESDFPSLGGVKSRKR from the exons atggcCGGAGATTTTTCCGGCGAAAAATCGGCGCCGGAGAATGAATGGGCAAATTTGTTGAAGGATTTGGAGTTATCCCAGATTGCTCAAGTATTTAATGATGTTTGTTTTGACTGCAAATCTGTTTTAAGATCTCGTCTTACAAATCTTCATAATC AAAGAACACTTGAAGAGGAGAACGAGAAATTGGGCACATCAAGTATTCCTTGTTTTGAAACAAAGCTACTGTCTTCGCCTGCTAACGGAGAATCATCCAAACTGGCGAGGCAAACTGAAGATGATGCTGATAAATTCTCTTCTCCACCAATGAATGGCAAGCCTTTAATGCGCGGCCTTTTCGGCCATCAGTCATCACCAAGTAGTAGCAATCATACCCCTTCGCCTTCTGTTAGTAATGGATCGCCAAATGATGAGGAGTGGCGAAAATTTTCACAAGTCGGGAGAAAAAAGGATTTCGTGCATTATGAGAGGATTAAAGGGAAGGATATAAATGTGCTTCAAGGATTAGAACTTCACACCGGAGTTTTTAGTCCTGAAGAACAGAAGAAAATTGTTGATTCTGTTTATAACTTCCAGAGGATGGGACAGAAAAAACAACTCATGC AACGCACATATACCGAACCTGCTAAGTGGATGCGTGGAAAAGGTCGTGTCACAATTCAATTTGGTTGCTGCTACAATTACGCAGTG GATAAGGATGGGAATCCGCCAGGAATAATAAGGGACGAGGAAGTTGATCCATTGCCTCCCGTGTTCAAGCAGATGATCAGCAGAATGGTGAAGTGGCATGTCCTGCCCCCGAAATGCGTCCCCAACAGTTGCATTGTCAATATTTATGACGAAGGCGATTGCATCCCTCCTCACATTGACCACCACGACTTCCTCCGGCCATTTTGCACAGTCTCATTCTTAACCGAGTGTAACATTATGTTCGGTACAAATTTGAAAGTTGCAGGGCCTGGAGAGTTCTCTGGTCCCGTCACCATTCCTCTTCCTGTCGG ATCTGTTCTTGTATTGAATGGAAATGGAGCAGATGTGGCTAAACATTGCATTCCTGCAGTGCCGGCTAAAAG AATTTCAGTGACATTTAGAAGGATGGACACTAGCAAAATACCATACAATTTTTTACCGGACCCAGAGCTACAGAATTTAACTCCTCTTCGTCGCCCTTCAGCGACCAACCCAAGCATAGCAGTCCAAAATCCACTTCATGTAGTTAAAGCCTCTGGTGGACATCAACCAAATCCAAGACAAATAGTTGGGAATTCGTTTGCGCTTCAGGAATCCGACTTTCCCTCACTAGGCGGTGTTAAATCGAGGAAGCGTTGA